The genomic DNA CCTGGCCGCCACCGGAGCCGAGCTAGCGGGGACACGATTTATTAACGAACTGGCTCACCTGTCATCCGATGCGCGGGCCGGCACGCGACCCTTCTACGGACACGTGACGCTGGGCCGAGTCCGCCCGGTCCCGACCCAAGGGCAGGACCCCTTCGTGGGGCATGACATTGAGCCACTCGCCTGGACGGCGACCTCGGTGCAACTGGTCAAAAGCCAGGACCAACCCGGCCCGCGACGCTATCAGATCGTCTCGGATGCCCGCTTCGGCGGCTAGGCTCAATCAGCGTCCTGTCACGATCCAAAGCATCACACCCGCGATGGTCTCTTCACAGGGCTTTATCAACACAGTAGCGTTGAAGTAATCCAAAGCTTGTGAGAGGGGAGTAGCCCTATGGCTGAACAAGAAGATATTCACTCACCGCACGATAATACGACCTCACCCCAAGATCCTACGTGGGAAAAATCCGCGAGTGGTTGGGGATTTTTCTGGATCCTAGGCGAAATCATCTTGCTGATGATAGCGGTGATCATCGCCATCAGGTTCTTCGTCGCGGGCAGACCCGACCTGGTGAGTTGGATGCTTGTAGTCCTCGCCGTGGCACTTCTGGCGGATATTGTCCGACGAATCCTCAAAGCCCGAAAGATCAATCGTCGCGCAGCCAAAGACGCGGAGCTCTATCATCGGACCCAAGATCCTTCCGGCGGCGAAGCCACTGGCAGATAGGGCCGTCACTGTGCCTATGATGCCAGCATGCCTCGCAGAACCACAGATTACCGCGGCCTGACGGAGTCCAGCCGACTCCGACTCCTCCACGCCGTACAGCGCCGCCCCGGTCAGAGTCTCAAATCCCTGGCCGCGGCGGCCGGTATTCATGTTAACACCGCTCGTGATCACCTACGGGTCCTCGAAGACGAAGGGCTGCTGTATCGCGCACCGGCCGACACCGGACAGCGCGGTCGCCCACCCATGCAGTACTTTCCGGTCGATGACTCGGCACAGAACCAGGCTGCGCGAGGACGGGCCGCTGAGGCGAGCGCTCGCGGTGCACTACTTCGTCGCATCAGTCCTGAC from Enteractinococcus fodinae includes the following:
- a CDS encoding 2'-5' RNA ligase family protein, encoding MSRYFIGLMVPARIQDQLTTFARTIQATLPDQHPYQLSWNAPADLHCTLLYVGPTDEETHLRSEMHRIAAHVPPATITISGVTHWLGRNSLALAATGAELAGTRFINELAHLSSDARAGTRPFYGHVTLGRVRPVPTQGQDPFVGHDIEPLAWTATSVQLVKSQDQPGPRRYQIVSDARFGG